The following coding sequences are from one Geothrix sp. window:
- a CDS encoding sigma-54-dependent Fis family transcriptional regulator: MRAKELDHKEVLDLDPDRGLIHFAGRRALILDAEALGVLRKYLVENFGLSAARTLLTQFGFAHGWRVAEAVRSGFTMDSEDDWLLAATRIHALGGHFHVESACKDPLVQEGIRIVSSYEAEQHILHFGRSDAPTCWTISGILSGYLSRIAGEDIFVLEDRCTGRNDSCCHLTGKTREAWGDDRANELGFFESERIHDCLDVSLQRVTDTLKAAEGKLKSHRQLLEKAVPSFDDPLGLVAKSEAMRQVLDWARRLARVDATVLITGESGAGKERIARFIHNESTRAAGPFVAVNCGAITETLLESELFGHVRGSFTGATHDRAGLFEAAHQGTLLMDEIGEISPGMQIKLLRAIQEREIRRVGENRSRRVDVRILAATNRDLAASVSEGSFRQDLYYRLKVVELNVPPLRERREDILPLARQFLAASALRMKRQVSGLASGAASHLLNYPWPGNVRELENTMERAVALARGSRVESQDLPVEVCLAIPRPHATTGTVLPLEAVEKDHILAVLKLNGGNQARTAEQLKISPVTLYRRLKSYGMLGREAKNR, encoded by the coding sequence ATGCGTGCCAAAGAGCTCGACCACAAGGAGGTGCTGGACCTGGATCCGGATCGGGGCCTGATCCATTTTGCGGGCCGGCGGGCGCTGATCCTTGATGCCGAGGCGTTGGGAGTGCTCAGAAAGTACCTGGTCGAGAATTTCGGCCTGTCGGCCGCCCGGACCCTGCTCACCCAGTTCGGATTCGCCCATGGCTGGCGGGTCGCCGAGGCCGTACGCTCCGGGTTCACGATGGATAGCGAGGATGACTGGCTGCTTGCGGCCACCCGGATCCATGCGCTCGGCGGGCACTTCCATGTGGAATCGGCGTGCAAGGACCCCCTCGTCCAGGAGGGGATCCGCATCGTTTCCTCGTATGAGGCGGAGCAGCACATCCTCCATTTCGGCCGTTCCGATGCCCCGACCTGTTGGACCATCAGCGGCATTCTGAGTGGCTACCTCTCCCGGATCGCCGGCGAGGACATCTTCGTCCTCGAAGACCGCTGTACTGGGAGGAACGACAGCTGCTGCCATCTCACCGGGAAGACCCGGGAGGCCTGGGGCGATGACCGGGCGAACGAGCTCGGTTTCTTCGAATCGGAGCGGATCCACGACTGCCTCGATGTCTCACTCCAGCGGGTCACGGACACTTTGAAGGCGGCCGAGGGAAAGTTGAAATCCCACCGCCAGCTGCTGGAAAAGGCGGTCCCCAGCTTCGACGATCCGCTGGGCCTCGTCGCCAAGAGCGAGGCGATGCGCCAGGTCCTGGACTGGGCGCGGCGCCTGGCCCGGGTCGATGCCACCGTCCTCATCACCGGCGAAAGCGGCGCCGGCAAGGAGCGGATCGCGCGGTTCATCCATAACGAGTCCACGCGGGCGGCGGGGCCCTTCGTGGCCGTCAACTGCGGCGCCATCACCGAGACCCTGCTCGAAAGCGAGCTCTTCGGACACGTGCGGGGGTCCTTCACCGGCGCGACGCATGACCGGGCCGGTCTGTTCGAGGCGGCCCACCAGGGCACCCTGCTGATGGACGAGATCGGGGAGATCTCGCCAGGCATGCAGATCAAGCTCCTGCGGGCGATCCAGGAACGGGAGATCCGCCGTGTCGGCGAGAACCGGAGCCGACGGGTGGACGTCCGCATCCTCGCCGCCACCAACCGCGACCTTGCCGCCAGTGTGTCGGAAGGTTCCTTCCGGCAGGATCTCTACTACCGCCTGAAGGTGGTCGAGCTGAACGTGCCGCCCCTCCGCGAGCGCCGGGAGGACATCCTGCCCCTCGCCCGGCAATTCCTCGCGGCCTCGGCCCTGCGGATGAAGCGCCAGGTGTCGGGCCTGGCCTCGGGTGCGGCGAGCCACCTGCTGAACTACCCCTGGCCGGGCAATGTGCGCGAGCTCGAGAACACCATGGAGCGGGCTGTCGCTCTCGCCCGGGGGAGCCGCGTGGAGTCCCAGGACCTGCCCGTGGAGGTCTGCCTGGCGATCCCCCGACCCCATGCCACCACTGGCACGGTGCTGCCGCTGGAGGCGGTCGAGAAGGACCACATCCTCGCCGTGCTGAAGTTGAACGGCGGGAACCAGGCCCGTACCGCCGAGCAGCTCAAGATCTCCCCCGTGACGCTGTACCGCAGGCTCAAGAGCTACGGCATGCTTGGCCGGGAAGCCAAGAACCGGTAG
- a CDS encoding ice-binding family protein: MTSIWKSSLYRPGAALLVLLSLAACGAAAPGAKTKQAISTSTTPALPVSLGSAKQFVILAKTGISTVPTSAITGDIGVSPIAATAITGFGLIADASNGFSTSSQVTGRVYAADYAAPTPTYMTTAVSDMQLAFTDAAGRAADVTELGAGNLGGLTLSPGVYKWGTGVLIPTDLTLNGSATDVWIFEIAQDLNLSNGTKVILSGGALPENIFWQVSGAAHLGTTAHLEGVVLSQTAVTLATGASINGRILAQTAVTLDASTVAAGASPVAPMVLANTPLNGATGVLLSEKIGATFSTGMDPATLTSATFTLVAGAGAVPVSGTVSYANSTAVFQPMAVLTPNETYTATITTGARNGAGVALAANRAWSFTTGAGNTTVPHILANSPLDGATGVTLSGTASATFSEAMDPATLTASTFTLTSGAGALPVPGTVSYANSTAVFVPSAPLAAGSTYAATINTGARSAYGVTLAAGRTWSFTTVSNVPTTPTVLSSVPLDGATNVLVNENASATFSEAMDPTTLTSLTFTLTSGMGSMAVPVQGTVSYTNMTATFLPSTPLANNGMYTAMISTGAKSASGMALAANRAWSFTCSPMSIGRSVNLGTAGNYVILAKTGISTVPDSVITGDIAVSPIASAAITGFSLTADASNVFSTSLQVTGKVYAAEYAAPTPASLTTAVGDMQTAFTDAAGRTADVTELGAGNIGGMTLAPGVYKWSSGVLIPTDLTLTGSATDIWIFEIAQTLTMGSATKIILAGGALPKNIFWQVSGAVVLGTTSHMEGIVLAQTGITLATGASINGRLLAQTAVTLDHGTVTQPAL; encoded by the coding sequence GTGACATCCATTTGGAAGTCCTCCCTCTATCGACCAGGCGCAGCCCTGCTGGTCCTCCTCTCTTTGGCAGCCTGTGGCGCAGCCGCCCCAGGGGCCAAGACCAAGCAGGCGATCTCCACCTCGACCACCCCGGCGCTGCCCGTGAGCCTGGGCTCGGCCAAGCAGTTCGTCATCCTCGCCAAGACCGGGATCTCGACCGTGCCGACCTCGGCCATCACGGGCGACATCGGCGTCAGCCCCATCGCGGCGACCGCCATCACGGGGTTCGGCCTGATCGCGGACGCCTCGAACGGCTTTTCGACCTCCTCCCAGGTGACCGGACGGGTCTACGCGGCCGATTACGCGGCTCCCACCCCAACCTACATGACCACGGCCGTCAGCGACATGCAGCTGGCCTTCACGGATGCCGCTGGGCGCGCAGCCGATGTCACGGAGCTGGGTGCCGGCAACCTCGGCGGATTGACCCTCAGCCCAGGCGTCTACAAGTGGGGCACAGGCGTCCTCATCCCGACAGACCTGACCTTGAATGGCAGTGCGACCGATGTCTGGATCTTCGAAATCGCCCAGGACCTGAACCTCAGCAACGGCACGAAGGTCATCCTGTCCGGTGGCGCCCTGCCCGAGAACATCTTCTGGCAAGTGAGCGGCGCGGCCCACCTCGGCACGACGGCCCACCTCGAAGGCGTGGTGTTGAGCCAGACCGCGGTGACCCTGGCGACCGGCGCCTCGATCAACGGCCGGATCCTCGCGCAGACCGCGGTCACCCTGGATGCCAGCACCGTGGCGGCGGGCGCGAGTCCAGTAGCTCCCATGGTCCTTGCCAATACGCCCCTCAATGGAGCCACCGGCGTCCTCCTCAGTGAGAAGATCGGCGCTACCTTCAGCACCGGGATGGATCCCGCCACGCTGACCTCCGCCACCTTCACGCTGGTCGCCGGCGCAGGTGCGGTTCCGGTTTCTGGGACGGTCAGCTACGCCAATTCGACGGCGGTATTCCAGCCGATGGCCGTGCTCACGCCCAATGAAACCTACACGGCGACGATCACCACCGGGGCCAGGAACGGCGCTGGCGTGGCCCTGGCAGCCAACCGGGCCTGGAGCTTCACCACCGGCGCGGGCAACACGACGGTCCCGCACATCCTTGCCAACTCCCCCCTCGACGGCGCCACGGGCGTCACGCTTTCGGGCACCGCCAGCGCCACCTTCAGCGAGGCGATGGATCCCGCCACCCTCACCGCCAGCACCTTCACCCTGACCTCCGGAGCTGGGGCCCTTCCGGTCCCGGGCACCGTGTCCTACGCCAATTCAACGGCCGTGTTCGTGCCGTCCGCTCCGCTTGCGGCCGGCAGCACCTATGCCGCGACCATCAACACCGGAGCCCGGAGCGCCTACGGCGTGACCCTCGCCGCGGGTCGCACCTGGAGCTTCACCACGGTCAGCAACGTCCCCACCACTCCGACCGTCCTGTCCAGCGTCCCCCTCGATGGGGCCACCAATGTTCTCGTCAACGAGAACGCCAGCGCCACCTTCAGTGAAGCCATGGATCCCACGACCCTGACTTCGCTCACCTTCACCCTGACCTCCGGCATGGGTTCCATGGCGGTGCCGGTCCAGGGCACGGTCAGCTACACGAACATGACCGCGACCTTCCTGCCGTCGACGCCGCTGGCGAACAATGGCATGTATACCGCGATGATCAGCACCGGGGCCAAGAGCGCCTCCGGGATGGCCCTCGCCGCCAACCGCGCCTGGAGCTTCACCTGCAGTCCCATGTCAATCGGCCGGTCGGTGAACCTTGGAACCGCCGGCAACTACGTGATTCTGGCCAAGACCGGGATCTCCACCGTGCCTGATTCCGTGATCACCGGAGACATCGCCGTCAGTCCCATCGCCTCCGCCGCCATCACGGGCTTCTCCCTGACTGCGGATGCCTCGAATGTGTTCTCGACCTCCCTGCAGGTCACCGGGAAGGTCTACGCGGCCGAGTATGCCGCGCCCACTCCCGCCAGCCTGACCACCGCCGTCGGCGACATGCAGACCGCCTTCACGGATGCCGCCGGCCGCACCGCCGACGTCACCGAACTGGGCGCCGGCAACATCGGTGGCATGACCCTGGCCCCGGGTGTCTACAAGTGGAGCAGTGGCGTCCTGATCCCCACGGATCTGACGCTCACCGGCAGCGCGACGGACATCTGGATCTTCGAAATCGCCCAGACCCTGACCATGGGCAGTGCCACCAAGATCATCCTGGCCGGCGGCGCGCTTCCCAAGAACATCTTCTGGCAGGTGAGCGGTGCGGTGGTGCTCGGCACCACCTCCCACATGGAAGGAATCGTCCTGGCCCAGACAGGCATCACCCTGGCGACCGGCGCCTCGATCAACGGTCGGCTGCTCGCGCAAACGGCAGTCACCCTCGACCACGGCACCGTGACCCAGCCGGCGCTCTAG
- a CDS encoding ice-binding family protein gives MTSAIPAFGHALHDDRHEGRKHRHPVVAPPPVTPAGVPYSAILGSASPFGVFGGGAGVTNSGIFTVINGDLGTTGITTMITGFHDGNAVYTETPLNIGAVNGTVFTATAPDGSVPSVIASAAALDALKAYDALSPAALPGGIDVATLGGGAGELGNRTLGPGIYKSAAASFAIQGGDLTLDGRNDPNAIFVFQMASTLLVGGPGAAFPQSVILINGAQAKNVFWQVGSAATINAAGGGHMVGTIISSAATTFSTAGNVTVVTLEGRVLALNASVTMVNTHVNLPAL, from the coding sequence ATGACCAGTGCGATTCCCGCCTTCGGACATGCCCTTCATGACGATCGCCACGAGGGCCGGAAGCATCGGCATCCCGTGGTCGCGCCTCCTCCTGTGACTCCTGCAGGAGTGCCCTACTCCGCCATTCTGGGGTCCGCATCCCCCTTCGGCGTCTTCGGTGGCGGCGCCGGGGTGACCAACTCGGGCATCTTCACGGTCATCAACGGGGATCTCGGCACCACCGGCATCACCACCATGATCACAGGCTTCCATGATGGCAATGCCGTCTACACGGAAACCCCCCTGAACATCGGCGCCGTCAATGGCACGGTTTTCACCGCCACCGCCCCTGACGGTTCCGTGCCCAGCGTGATCGCCTCCGCCGCGGCCCTGGACGCCCTGAAAGCCTATGATGCGCTGTCTCCTGCGGCGCTTCCCGGTGGCATCGATGTCGCCACCCTGGGCGGCGGCGCCGGCGAGCTGGGCAACCGCACGCTCGGACCTGGCATCTACAAATCCGCGGCCGCGTCCTTTGCCATTCAGGGGGGTGACCTCACCCTCGATGGCCGCAACGATCCCAATGCCATCTTCGTCTTCCAGATGGCCAGCACCCTCCTCGTCGGTGGTCCTGGCGCCGCCTTCCCCCAGAGCGTCATCCTCATCAATGGCGCCCAGGCCAAGAATGTCTTCTGGCAGGTGGGCAGCGCCGCCACCATCAATGCAGCAGGCGGGGGCCACATGGTCGGCACCATCATCTCGTCGGCGGCCACGACGTTCTCCACCGCCGGCAACGTGACCGTGGTGACCCTTGAGGGCCGAGTGCTGGCCTTGAACGCCTCCGTCACGATGGTCAATACGCACGTCAACCTGCCCGCGCTTTAA
- a CDS encoding sigma-54-dependent Fis family transcriptional regulator: MRAEDLDHKELLELDPGGGVIRFAGQRAIVLDAVAMGLLRKYLVENFGLTAARTVLTQFGFAHGWRMAEAMQTEFKWRNDEEWRQAGSRISALGGLFGVVPESRDPLSKEGMMLLASYEAEQHLLHFGRADAPMCWTISGLISGYLSRTAGKEIFVLEDRCLGKGDAGCHLFGRTREEWGDERAGELRFYDQTRLAECLDVSIQRVTETLKAAERKIKEHKRVLVLVTPEGDEPILGIVAKSPAMKRVVDLARRVAKVDSTVLVTGESGSGKERIARLVHEESTRAAGPFIAVNCGAISESLLESELFGHARGAFTGATHDRPGLFESANGGTLLLDEVGEVSPGMQVKLLRAIQEREIRRVGENKNRKVDVRIIAATNRNLSAEVTSGAFRQDLYYRLKVVELNVPPLRERREDILPLARVLLAGSALWMKRKISGLTPAATDQLVRYAWPGNVRELENAMERAVALSPGTRVEFEDLPEEVRQARPIPAASDGTVRPLDSIEKDYILEALALNNGNQTRTAEQLQIGSATLYRKLKGYGVIAGNRSSRKDA; this comes from the coding sequence ATGCGTGCCGAGGATCTGGACCACAAGGAACTCCTGGAGCTGGATCCAGGAGGTGGAGTCATCCGCTTCGCGGGACAGCGCGCCATCGTCCTGGATGCCGTGGCCATGGGCCTCCTCCGCAAGTACCTGGTCGAGAACTTCGGCCTCACCGCCGCCCGCACTGTGCTCACCCAGTTCGGCTTCGCCCACGGCTGGCGCATGGCCGAGGCCATGCAGACCGAGTTCAAATGGAGGAATGATGAGGAGTGGCGCCAGGCGGGCAGCCGCATTTCCGCCCTCGGTGGGCTGTTTGGCGTGGTGCCTGAAAGCCGCGATCCGCTCTCGAAGGAAGGCATGATGCTCCTGGCCTCGTACGAGGCGGAGCAGCACCTGCTCCACTTCGGCCGGGCCGACGCACCCATGTGCTGGACCATCAGCGGGCTCATCAGCGGCTACCTCAGCCGCACCGCGGGGAAGGAGATCTTCGTCCTGGAGGATCGCTGCCTGGGCAAGGGGGACGCAGGCTGCCACCTCTTCGGCCGCACGCGCGAGGAGTGGGGTGACGAGCGGGCCGGCGAGCTGCGCTTCTATGATCAGACCCGCTTGGCGGAGTGCCTCGATGTCTCGATCCAACGGGTCACCGAGACCCTCAAGGCGGCTGAGCGGAAGATCAAGGAGCACAAGCGCGTCCTGGTCCTGGTGACACCCGAGGGGGATGAGCCCATCCTGGGGATCGTGGCCAAGAGCCCCGCCATGAAGCGGGTGGTGGACCTGGCCCGCCGCGTGGCCAAGGTGGATTCCACCGTGCTCGTCACGGGCGAAAGCGGCTCGGGCAAGGAGCGCATCGCCCGCCTGGTCCACGAGGAATCCACCCGGGCCGCAGGACCGTTCATCGCGGTCAACTGCGGCGCCATTTCCGAATCCCTGCTGGAAAGCGAGCTCTTCGGGCACGCCCGCGGTGCCTTCACGGGCGCCACCCACGACCGCCCGGGCCTGTTCGAATCCGCCAATGGCGGAACCCTGCTGCTGGACGAAGTGGGCGAGGTCTCGCCAGGGATGCAGGTCAAGCTCCTGCGGGCCATCCAGGAGCGCGAGATCCGGCGCGTCGGCGAGAACAAGAACCGCAAGGTGGACGTGCGCATCATCGCGGCCACCAACCGGAACCTTTCCGCGGAAGTCACGAGCGGTGCCTTCCGCCAAGATCTCTATTACCGCCTCAAAGTCGTCGAACTGAACGTCCCACCCCTCCGGGAGCGCCGGGAGGACATCCTGCCCCTGGCCCGGGTCCTGCTGGCGGGTTCGGCCCTGTGGATGAAGCGGAAGATCTCAGGCCTGACCCCGGCGGCGACGGATCAGCTCGTCCGCTACGCCTGGCCGGGCAACGTGCGCGAGCTCGAGAACGCCATGGAGCGTGCAGTGGCGCTGTCGCCGGGAACCCGGGTGGAATTCGAAGACCTGCCGGAGGAGGTCCGGCAGGCGCGCCCCATCCCCGCAGCTTCCGACGGAACCGTCCGTCCCCTCGATTCGATCGAGAAGGACTACATCCTGGAAGCCCTGGCCCTCAACAACGGCAACCAGACGCGCACCGCCGAGCAGCTCCAGATCGGTTCCGCCACCCTCTACCGCAAGCTCAAGGGCTACGGCGTCATCGCCGGAAACCGGTCAAGCCGCAAGGACGCCTGA
- a CDS encoding Ig-like domain-containing protein codes for MNHSTREIQRLAVPMGCLLLILAAGCRGRDPILGGSGVVSGTAPDTIRPRVTLTQPATTNPGPTVVAPSNSAITATFSEAMASASLSGASFTVTSGGPGANPVGTVTYLAGSRTAVFTPAAALAIGTTYTATVTMAATDQAGNQLAGNQAALPAASNFMWTFVASAPDLVAPTVILTSPAHLATGVAINSSINATFSKPMDLSSLTTTTFTLQPSGPPLGNSILGVVTYDALSRIATLSPSGPLTASTQYTATITGAKDLSGNALVAGLAPNPWTFTTGTNVAAAGVALGSAGVNGIMATSAITNTGAGTMVNGNVSLEPGTSNGLLPVQVNGQIHINDTVSHQAAIDLLVAYNFAKNLPPGTTVTAGADLAAVYPLGIPPGTYTSGSTILVSTPLIMDAGGNANAVWVFQIGSSLTTSANISLVNGAQAKNIFWVPTLDATIGVGSTFFGTIVTGRDATAKTGAVINGRILAGATLAGTIALDTNTVNVPAL; via the coding sequence ATGAATCATTCCACACGTGAAATCCAACGGCTGGCGGTCCCCATGGGCTGCCTGCTGCTCATCCTCGCAGCCGGATGCCGGGGGCGTGACCCGATCCTGGGTGGCAGTGGCGTCGTGTCGGGCACAGCCCCGGACACGATCCGGCCCCGGGTGACGCTCACCCAGCCGGCCACGACAAATCCCGGCCCCACGGTGGTGGCGCCTTCCAACTCGGCCATCACGGCCACCTTCTCCGAAGCCATGGCATCCGCCTCGCTGTCCGGCGCCTCCTTCACGGTGACGAGCGGAGGACCTGGCGCGAACCCGGTCGGTACCGTGACCTACCTGGCCGGCAGCCGGACGGCGGTCTTCACGCCGGCGGCCGCGCTGGCGATCGGTACGACCTACACCGCCACCGTGACCATGGCCGCCACGGATCAGGCTGGCAATCAGCTGGCTGGCAATCAGGCGGCCCTGCCGGCCGCCAGCAACTTCATGTGGACCTTCGTCGCATCGGCACCCGACCTGGTGGCGCCGACCGTGATTCTCACCAGCCCGGCCCACCTGGCCACCGGTGTGGCGATCAACAGCAGCATCAACGCCACCTTCAGCAAGCCGATGGACCTGTCGAGCCTCACGACCACGACCTTCACCCTTCAGCCCAGCGGACCGCCCCTCGGCAATTCGATCCTGGGTGTGGTCACTTATGATGCGCTGAGCCGCATTGCGACGCTCAGCCCCTCCGGTCCCCTGACGGCCAGCACGCAGTACACCGCCACGATCACCGGCGCCAAGGACCTGTCCGGCAACGCCCTGGTGGCCGGGCTCGCCCCGAACCCCTGGACCTTCACCACGGGCACCAATGTGGCAGCCGCTGGCGTGGCCCTCGGTTCGGCCGGCGTCAACGGCATCATGGCCACCTCCGCCATCACGAACACCGGTGCCGGCACCATGGTCAACGGCAACGTCTCCCTGGAACCCGGCACATCGAACGGACTGCTGCCGGTGCAGGTGAACGGCCAGATCCACATCAATGACACCGTGTCCCACCAGGCGGCCATCGACCTGCTCGTGGCCTACAACTTCGCCAAGAACCTGCCTCCTGGCACCACCGTCACCGCGGGTGCCGACCTGGCGGCCGTGTATCCCCTGGGCATTCCTCCCGGAACCTACACCTCGGGCAGCACCATCCTCGTCTCGACGCCCCTGATCATGGATGCCGGTGGCAACGCCAACGCTGTATGGGTGTTCCAGATCGGTTCATCGCTGACCACCTCCGCCAACATCAGCCTCGTGAACGGGGCCCAGGCCAAGAACATCTTCTGGGTTCCCACCCTGGACGCGACCATCGGCGTCGGCTCGACCTTCTTCGGAACCATCGTGACGGGTCGGGATGCCACGGCGAAGACGGGTGCCGTGATCAATGGCCGGATCCTGGCTGGCGCGACCCTCGCCGGCACCATCGCCCTCGACACCAATACCGTCAACGTTCCTGCCCTTTAG
- a CDS encoding OmpA family protein — translation MKASRLTGMLGLVALALIASPRAMAQDSGWYIGLNVGKSKAKIDDAKITSGIVGSGFTVTTLNDQNSSTGYKVFGGYSFNKYFAFESGYFDLGKFGYDATTLPAGALNGEIKVKGFNFDAVLSLPLTEKFSVFGRIGVDRAKTSGTFSGTGSVTVATPNPSEQATNVKYGGGLQYDFTPTIGMRAELERYRINDAVGGKGDIDLASIGLLVRFGRTRPTPVAYTPAPEPVAPAPEPYLAPLPVVVPAVARTEQYCTILDLTFEIDRGAIERDDLERLAVVGTFLTKYPGTTAVIEGHTDNVGTEEHNLALSKQRAESVVTYLVDTVHVDRSRLSAVGYGYARPIGDNATEEGKRQNRRINAVVSCVTDIEGLKVKPARITMALEIEFDLLKDDVKPEHREELRKVANFLKANPAVTATVEGHAGKVKTTDASAMAISKRRAENVVTYLVDNFGIERSRLTAEGFGKTRRFAYSTTLEGQQENRRVNIIISYPGTTKI, via the coding sequence ATGAAGGCATCAAGACTCACAGGAATGCTCGGCCTGGTGGCGCTCGCGCTAATCGCCAGCCCCCGCGCCATGGCCCAGGACTCGGGCTGGTACATCGGACTCAACGTCGGGAAGTCCAAGGCGAAGATCGATGACGCGAAGATCACCAGCGGCATCGTGGGCTCCGGCTTCACCGTCACCACGCTGAACGACCAGAACAGCAGCACCGGCTACAAGGTCTTTGGCGGCTACTCGTTCAACAAGTACTTCGCCTTTGAGAGCGGCTACTTCGACCTGGGCAAGTTCGGCTACGACGCCACCACCCTGCCCGCGGGCGCCCTGAACGGCGAGATCAAGGTCAAGGGCTTCAACTTCGACGCTGTCCTGAGTCTCCCCCTCACCGAGAAGTTCTCGGTGTTCGGCCGGATCGGCGTGGATCGGGCCAAGACCAGCGGCACGTTCTCGGGAACGGGCTCTGTGACCGTGGCGACACCGAATCCCAGTGAGCAGGCGACCAACGTCAAGTACGGCGGCGGCCTGCAGTACGACTTCACTCCCACCATCGGCATGCGTGCCGAGCTGGAGCGCTACCGCATCAACGACGCCGTCGGCGGCAAGGGCGACATCGACCTGGCCTCCATTGGCCTCCTCGTGCGCTTCGGACGGACCAGGCCGACGCCCGTCGCCTATACGCCCGCGCCTGAGCCGGTGGCCCCCGCTCCGGAACCCTACCTGGCGCCCCTCCCCGTGGTCGTACCGGCTGTCGCCCGAACCGAGCAGTACTGCACCATCCTCGACCTGACCTTCGAGATTGATCGTGGCGCCATCGAGCGCGACGACCTGGAACGGCTCGCCGTGGTGGGGACCTTCCTCACCAAGTACCCCGGCACCACCGCCGTGATCGAAGGCCACACCGACAATGTCGGCACCGAGGAACACAACCTGGCCCTTTCCAAGCAGCGGGCCGAGAGCGTGGTGACCTACCTGGTGGACACCGTCCACGTGGACCGCAGCCGCCTTTCGGCCGTGGGCTACGGGTACGCCCGCCCCATCGGGGACAACGCCACCGAGGAAGGCAAGCGCCAGAACCGCCGCATCAATGCCGTCGTCTCCTGCGTGACCGACATCGAGGGCCTGAAGGTCAAGCCCGCCCGGATCACCATGGCCCTGGAGATCGAGTTCGACCTGCTGAAGGACGACGTCAAGCCCGAGCATCGCGAGGAGCTCCGCAAGGTGGCCAATTTCCTGAAGGCCAATCCCGCCGTCACCGCGACGGTGGAAGGCCACGCCGGCAAGGTCAAGACCACCGATGCCTCTGCCATGGCCATCTCCAAGCGCCGCGCCGAGAACGTCGTCACCTACCTGGTGGACAACTTCGGCATCGAGCGTTCACGGCTGACCGCGGAAGGCTTCGGCAAGACGCGCCGCTTCGCCTACAGCACCACCCTGGAGGGGCAACAGGAGAACCGCCGCGTGAACATCATCATCAGCTACCCCGGCACCACGAAGATCTAG
- a CDS encoding BON domain-containing protein has protein sequence MRNFRLSPATAITAYAAMIMVTGVSLQASDADHKIEHAAKTSYNFKTYLKDDNIKVDSADGVVTLTGTVAREYHKFLAQETVVGLPGVKRVDNQLGVVGEQPAEHSDGWITMKVKTVLAFHKHVSATGTEVNTQNGVVTLTGKADTLGEKQLTGEYAKDVEGVTEVRNDLVIAKSNRRTMGDKVDDTSITAQVKSTLLFHKSTSMLATKVSTLNGVVSLNGEAKNAAERDLVTKLVEDIHGVQSVHNRMTVR, from the coding sequence ATGCGCAATTTCAGGCTCTCCCCCGCCACCGCCATCACGGCCTATGCCGCCATGATCATGGTGACCGGCGTGTCGCTCCAAGCCTCGGATGCCGACCACAAGATCGAGCATGCCGCCAAGACCAGCTACAACTTCAAGACCTATCTCAAGGACGACAACATCAAGGTGGATTCGGCCGATGGCGTGGTCACCCTGACGGGTACCGTGGCCCGCGAGTACCACAAGTTCCTGGCCCAGGAGACCGTGGTCGGCTTGCCGGGCGTGAAGCGCGTGGACAACCAGCTGGGGGTCGTGGGCGAGCAGCCCGCCGAGCACTCCGATGGCTGGATCACCATGAAGGTGAAGACCGTGCTGGCCTTCCACAAGCATGTCAGCGCCACGGGCACGGAAGTGAACACACAGAACGGGGTGGTCACCCTCACGGGCAAGGCCGACACCCTGGGTGAGAAGCAGCTGACCGGGGAGTACGCCAAGGACGTGGAGGGCGTCACCGAGGTCCGCAACGACCTGGTGATCGCCAAGTCCAACCGGCGCACCATGGGCGACAAGGTGGACGATACCTCCATCACGGCCCAGGTGAAGTCGACCCTGCTGTTCCACAAGTCCACGAGCATGCTCGCCACCAAGGTCTCCACCCTGAACGGGGTGGTCAGCCTGAACGGCGAGGCGAAGAATGCCGCTGAGCGCGATCTGGTCACCAAGCTCGTCGAGGACATCCACGGCGTGCAGTCCGTCCACAACCGGATGACGGTGAGGTAG
- a CDS encoding lmo0937 family membrane protein, giving the protein MLWTIAIILLVLWALGLVSSYTMGGFIHILLIVAIVVVLIRLIQGRRVL; this is encoded by the coding sequence ATGCTCTGGACCATCGCCATCATCCTGCTCGTCCTGTGGGCCCTCGGCCTCGTGAGCTCCTACACCATGGGCGGCTTCATCCACATCCTCCTGATCGTGGCCATCGTCGTCGTCCTCATCCGGCTCATCCAGGGCCGGAGGGTCCTCTAG